The following proteins are encoded in a genomic region of Mahella australiensis 50-1 BON:
- a CDS encoding dihydroorotase gives MRILVKGGRIIDPSSHTDRVSDLLIEEGFIKVIDDNIECDADSVIDAGGLWIVPGLVDMHCHLREPGYESKETIYTGTRSAAAGGFTSVACMPNTQPPIDSKLMVEYIRLKAEKEAAVKVYPIGCITKGREGKELAPFGMLKEAGAVALSDDGDSVANSRIMRLALQYALSFDMPIIAHCEDKGLAADGVINDGAVATRLGLKGIPAAAEEVIVARDIVLAASTGGRLHIAHVSTAGSVEMIRQAKRLGINVTCETCPHYFSLSDEMAEGYNTAAKVNPPLRSPSDVEAIISGLKDGTIDVIATDHAPHDLSSKGDDIYNAAFGISGFETALSVGITYLVDTDILEPMQFIAKMTHVPADILGINAGQLSIGLPADVAIVDPYAEYTVDTGKFISNGKNSPYDGMRLKGRVLYTIVNGRYALYGGQIAKGDGNDNR, from the coding sequence TTGAGGATATTGGTTAAAGGCGGCCGTATAATAGACCCATCTTCTCATACCGACAGGGTATCGGATCTTCTTATAGAAGAAGGTTTCATCAAGGTTATAGATGATAATATAGAATGCGATGCCGATAGCGTCATAGATGCCGGCGGATTATGGATAGTTCCAGGATTGGTGGATATGCACTGCCATCTCCGCGAACCGGGTTACGAATCAAAAGAAACCATATATACAGGTACGCGCAGCGCCGCCGCCGGCGGTTTTACATCGGTAGCATGCATGCCTAACACCCAGCCCCCCATCGATAGTAAGCTTATGGTAGAATATATACGCCTTAAAGCTGAGAAAGAGGCTGCAGTAAAGGTTTATCCGATCGGATGTATAACCAAAGGGCGTGAAGGCAAGGAATTAGCACCTTTTGGAATGTTAAAAGAGGCCGGTGCCGTAGCGCTGTCGGATGACGGGGACAGCGTGGCAAACAGTCGTATCATGAGATTGGCCTTGCAGTACGCTTTATCATTCGATATGCCCATCATAGCCCACTGCGAGGATAAAGGACTGGCGGCAGATGGCGTTATAAACGATGGAGCGGTGGCCACGCGCCTGGGATTGAAAGGCATACCGGCAGCCGCCGAAGAGGTCATTGTAGCCCGCGATATCGTATTGGCCGCTTCCACAGGAGGGCGTTTGCATATAGCCCATGTCAGCACTGCCGGCTCTGTCGAAATGATAAGGCAGGCGAAACGCTTGGGCATAAATGTTACTTGTGAAACATGCCCTCATTATTTTTCTCTGAGCGATGAAATGGCTGAAGGCTATAATACTGCGGCTAAAGTTAATCCGCCGCTTCGATCGCCATCCGATGTAGAGGCTATAATATCAGGATTGAAAGATGGCACCATAGATGTTATAGCCACAGACCATGCACCTCATGATCTATCAAGCAAGGGCGATGATATATATAATGCGGCTTTTGGCATATCAGGCTTCGAGACGGCGCTGTCTGTAGGCATAACCTATCTGGTCGATACCGACATACTCGAACCTATGCAGTTCATAGCCAAGATGACGCATGTGCCGGCCGATATATTGGGCATAAATGCCGGCCAATTATCGATTGGATTGCCCGCAGATGTAGCTATAGTGGATCCATACGCCGAATATACGGTGGATACAGGAAAATTCATATCTAATGGGAAAAATTCGCCCTATGACGGTATGCGATTAAAAGGGCGCGTATTGTATACCATAGTAAATGGACGATATGCCCTTTACGGCGGACAAATTGCGAAGGGGGACGGCAATGATAATAGATAA
- a CDS encoding aspartate carbamoyltransferase catalytic subunit yields the protein MRQTALHGYDILGLRDMSKDTIDLILHTTAKMKALLQQGKKDMEFLSGKSVAIVFYENSTRTRLSFELAAKYLGAHVVSMSAQGSSVAKGESLEDTLDTIAMMAADAIVIRHPYSGAPTVMASKIDVPIINAGDGMNEHPTQALLDMYTMLEYKGCLDGLKVAIVGDIYHSRVARSNIWGLTKMGAQVVVAGPPTLLPKDIEAMGAQVSSDVEYAIKDADVVMGLRMQRERQSAGLVPSLAEYTRYFGINAQRLAMAKGDAILMHPRPANIGVEISADIINGPQSVISRQVTNGVAVRMALLYLILGGGDDIEDIG from the coding sequence ATGCGACAGACTGCATTACATGGATATGATATACTTGGCCTGAGAGACATGTCCAAAGATACCATAGATCTAATATTGCATACCACGGCTAAGATGAAAGCTTTATTACAACAAGGCAAAAAGGATATGGAATTTTTATCTGGCAAAAGCGTGGCTATAGTGTTCTATGAAAACAGCACGCGCACGCGCCTTTCTTTTGAACTAGCCGCCAAGTACTTAGGCGCGCACGTTGTATCGATGTCTGCACAAGGCAGCAGCGTGGCGAAAGGAGAATCGCTGGAAGATACCCTGGATACCATAGCCATGATGGCGGCCGATGCTATTGTCATAAGGCATCCGTATTCAGGTGCTCCGACCGTCATGGCGTCAAAGATCGATGTACCTATCATAAATGCCGGAGATGGTATGAATGAACATCCTACCCAAGCCCTTTTGGACATGTATACCATGCTTGAATACAAAGGCTGTTTGGATGGATTAAAAGTCGCTATAGTAGGCGATATATATCACAGCCGCGTGGCGCGCAGCAATATATGGGGCTTAACCAAAATGGGCGCGCAGGTTGTAGTTGCAGGGCCGCCCACTCTGCTGCCGAAGGATATCGAGGCTATGGGAGCGCAAGTATCGTCCGACGTCGAGTATGCCATAAAAGACGCTGATGTGGTGATGGGCCTGCGCATGCAAAGGGAGAGGCAAAGCGCCGGCCTTGTACCTTCGCTGGCCGAATATACACGCTATTTCGGTATAAACGCTCAAAGGCTGGCTATGGCCAAGGGTGATGCCATATTGATGCACCCCAGGCCGGCCAACATCGGCGTGGAAATAAGCGCGGATATCATAAATGGACCGCAATCGGTCATAAGCCGGCAGGTTACAAACGGTGTGGCCGTACGCATGGCATTATTGTATCTTATATTAGGAGGAGGCGATGATATTGAGGATATTGGTTAA
- the pyrR gene encoding bifunctional pyr operon transcriptional regulator/uracil phosphoribosyltransferase PyrR, with amino-acid sequence MKEKALIMDEIAINRAITRIAHEIIERNKGVDDLVLIGIHRRGVPLALRLADKMQQVEGLLPPVGVLDITLYRDDRGDATDKCIVTTTDIPFDIANKKIVMVDDVLFTGRTVRAAMDALMDMGRPKSIQLAVLIDRGHRELPIRADFVGKNVPTSSAEVVSVYVKEIDGMDKAVIEE; translated from the coding sequence ATGAAAGAAAAAGCCCTGATAATGGATGAAATAGCAATAAATCGAGCCATAACACGCATAGCTCATGAGATCATAGAACGCAACAAAGGCGTCGACGACCTGGTGCTTATAGGTATACACCGTCGCGGCGTGCCCTTAGCCTTGCGTTTGGCTGATAAAATGCAACAGGTAGAAGGCTTGTTGCCCCCAGTCGGCGTTTTGGATATAACCCTATACAGGGACGACCGCGGCGATGCCACCGATAAATGCATAGTCACCACTACCGATATTCCTTTCGATATCGCCAATAAAAAAATCGTCATGGTCGACGATGTGCTCTTTACCGGTAGGACAGTCAGAGCGGCAATGGATGCGCTGATGGATATGGGCCGTCCCAAATCAATCCAATTAGCCGTACTCATCGACCGCGGGCATAGAGAACTGCCTATACGAGCTGATTTCGTGGGCAAAAATGTGCCCACTTCCAGTGCGGAGGTCGTGTCGGTATATGTCAAAGAGATAGATGGCATGGATAAAGCCGTTATAGAAGAGTAG
- a CDS encoding VIT1/CCC1 transporter family protein — MVTDSIKKAYSFYKEEFDAAKLYFYLAKSESDSANKSKFLELHDIEAEHVKFWYIFLKNRGYEPKSSTGNLKLTLSKFLRKLLGAGLYTSILEMGESTSIEAYAEFLSSGDLTTEEKEGLNKIIEDELDHESFFENQKSVMPVNNVRDFILGMNDGLVELLGAVTGLSAVYPSNPLFVGINGLVVGLAGAMSMAIGTFISVRSQRQVNEGIRRKMELLFGVSKDRAKQELLDKLTESGMPEDVGKEVTDRIGENQESMIELLIEENDENEIRSAAFTGLAYIVGVAFPVLPYFLLPSSISALILSAVLAGIALAAVATIVSISAGNANIKGKIIEMVVSGLGAAGVSYIFGLIVQGYFGVSV; from the coding sequence ATGGTGACAGATAGTATAAAAAAAGCGTATTCCTTTTACAAAGAGGAATTCGATGCAGCCAAACTGTATTTTTATTTGGCTAAAAGCGAAAGCGACAGCGCAAACAAGAGCAAATTTCTCGAACTTCATGATATCGAAGCAGAACATGTTAAATTTTGGTATATATTTTTGAAAAATCGAGGATATGAACCGAAGTCAAGCACTGGCAATCTAAAACTAACGCTTTCTAAATTTTTGAGGAAACTGCTTGGCGCCGGGCTTTATACGTCGATCCTTGAAATGGGAGAATCCACTAGCATAGAGGCTTACGCCGAGTTCCTTTCATCGGGGGACTTAACTACAGAAGAAAAAGAAGGGTTAAATAAGATAATCGAGGATGAATTGGATCATGAGAGCTTCTTTGAGAACCAAAAGAGCGTGATGCCGGTAAACAACGTTAGGGATTTCATACTAGGTATGAACGACGGCTTGGTAGAGCTTTTAGGAGCGGTGACGGGGCTTTCGGCAGTATACCCGTCCAATCCTTTGTTCGTTGGCATAAACGGCCTTGTAGTAGGATTGGCGGGGGCGATGTCGATGGCTATCGGCACATTTATATCGGTAAGGTCGCAAAGGCAGGTAAACGAAGGGATACGGAGGAAAATGGAATTGCTTTTTGGAGTATCCAAGGACAGGGCCAAACAGGAATTGCTCGATAAACTTACCGAATCCGGTATGCCCGAAGATGTGGGGAAAGAAGTTACCGATAGGATAGGTGAAAACCAAGAGTCTATGATAGAGCTTTTGATAGAGGAGAACGACGAGAATGAGATACGTTCGGCGGCTTTTACCGGGCTTGCTTATATAGTGGGGGTAGCCTTTCCCGTACTGCCGTACTTTTTGCTGCCATCCTCAATATCAGCGCTCATACTGTCGGCTGTTCTGGCGGGCATTGCGCTCGCTGCAGTAGCTACCATAGTCTCAATATCTGCAGGCAATGCGAATATAAAGGGTAAGATAATAGAGATGGTAGTATCCGGCTTGGGTGCCGCCGGAGTTTCTTATATCTTCGGCCTGATAGTACAGGGCTATTTCGGTGTAAGCGTATAA
- a CDS encoding GNAT family N-acetyltransferase, which yields MGIVVRNAVVGDLEDINRIYRYAVLHTTSSFDIEPPSMDDRYRWFLSHNNRYPVLVATYNKDVIGWGSLSQFAARPGYRFTVEDSIYIDPEYQRIGAGTLILQHLVGSAKRFKYHNIIAVIAGDNEASIKLHRKMGFQTAGCIREAGYKFDRWLDVIYMQYIIGGDDGDR from the coding sequence ATGGGCATCGTTGTCAGGAATGCTGTGGTCGGAGATTTAGAGGATATAAACCGCATATACAGGTATGCTGTGCTGCATACTACATCCTCATTCGATATAGAGCCTCCGTCTATGGATGACAGATATAGATGGTTTTTATCTCATAATAATCGATATCCTGTGTTGGTAGCTACATATAACAAGGACGTAATAGGATGGGGCAGTTTAAGCCAGTTTGCTGCGAGACCAGGTTATAGATTTACCGTTGAGGATTCGATATATATAGATCCAGAGTACCAGCGCATAGGTGCTGGCACGCTTATTTTACAGCATCTTGTAGGCAGTGCCAAAAGATTTAAGTATCATAATATCATAGCTGTTATAGCCGGCGATAATGAAGCCAGCATAAAACTTCATCGGAAGATGGGCTTTCAGACTGCAGGATGTATAAGGGAAGCTGGCTATAAATTCGATCGATGGCTGGACGTGATCTATATGCAATATATTATAGGGGGCGATGATGGTGACAGATAG
- a CDS encoding MATE family efflux transporter, translated as MSHKDEENMIKEEIEEGYPEILGNTLQKNFFVEELAQNESLLNKRIWTLAWPAMLELLLMSLFGMIDMVMVGNINKQSLAAVGLTNQPTQLALAVFQALNVGSTALVARFIGAGDREKAKAVVRQSLVLVLIMGTAVSILGFIFAEDVVAFMGAESDVLPLGTIYFQIISVGWIFTTISMGMAAVLRGVGDTMTPMRYNVISNLLNVLGNYIFIYGKLGFPAMGVAGAALSTTITRSIAAIMALYVIYKPGSSIGLSLKDNYRFDKDLLKRLLNVGLPSAAEQLLLRTGQLVFVRTVASLGTAVIAAHQIVLNVFGLSFTPGQAFGMAATTLVGQSLGARRPDIAERCGYAARRIGMYIAMSMAVAFFFFGSYIADLFTNEPDIIAMAATSMKIIAVIQPMQSTQFILAGALRGAGDTRWPLYSSFIGIWGIRIVLAKLFIEMGWGLVGAWLAQGCDQIFRSIFIYSRYKTGYWKKIRV; from the coding sequence ATGTCTCATAAAGATGAAGAGAATATGATCAAGGAGGAAATTGAGGAAGGATATCCGGAAATATTGGGAAATACACTTCAAAAAAATTTTTTTGTAGAAGAATTAGCGCAAAATGAATCATTATTAAATAAACGCATATGGACATTGGCATGGCCGGCCATGTTGGAGCTGTTGCTTATGTCTCTTTTCGGTATGATCGATATGGTCATGGTAGGAAATATAAACAAGCAATCTTTGGCAGCAGTCGGCTTGACTAATCAACCTACACAATTAGCCTTGGCTGTGTTTCAGGCCCTCAACGTAGGCAGCACGGCTTTAGTGGCGCGCTTTATAGGTGCGGGCGACAGAGAAAAGGCTAAAGCTGTAGTTCGGCAGTCGCTGGTTCTAGTGCTTATAATGGGCACAGCCGTTAGTATATTAGGATTCATATTTGCAGAAGACGTCGTAGCCTTTATGGGCGCAGAATCCGATGTATTGCCGCTTGGCACGATATACTTTCAAATAATATCGGTTGGATGGATATTCACCACTATATCGATGGGCATGGCAGCCGTATTAAGAGGCGTCGGCGACACTATGACGCCAATGCGTTACAATGTAATCTCAAATTTACTCAATGTGTTGGGCAACTATATATTTATATACGGCAAATTGGGATTTCCCGCTATGGGGGTGGCTGGTGCGGCCCTTTCCACTACTATAACTCGCAGCATAGCAGCAATTATGGCATTATATGTTATTTACAAGCCTGGTTCGAGCATAGGTTTATCGCTTAAAGACAACTACCGCTTCGATAAGGATTTATTAAAACGCTTGTTGAATGTGGGGCTGCCTTCTGCTGCGGAACAACTATTGCTGCGTACTGGGCAACTCGTGTTTGTACGCACGGTGGCCAGTTTAGGCACTGCTGTAATAGCTGCTCATCAGATAGTACTAAATGTATTCGGCCTATCATTTACGCCAGGGCAAGCTTTTGGTATGGCGGCTACTACTCTGGTTGGGCAAAGCCTTGGCGCTAGAAGACCCGATATTGCCGAACGATGCGGTTATGCAGCTCGCCGGATAGGTATGTATATAGCCATGAGTATGGCTGTTGCATTTTTCTTCTTTGGTTCTTACATAGCCGACCTATTTACAAATGAGCCGGATATAATAGCTATGGCGGCTACATCTATGAAAATAATAGCGGTTATACAGCCGATGCAATCGACGCAATTTATATTGGCCGGGGCTCTAAGAGGTGCCGGCGATACGCGGTGGCCTCTATACTCTTCATTTATAGGCATCTGGGGTATACGTATTGTATTGGCCAAATTATTTATAGAAATGGGATGGGGATTGGTCGGCGCATGGCTAGCGCAAGGGTGCGATCAGATATTTCGTTCCATATTCATTTACAGCCGCTATAAGACGGGGTATTGGAAAAAGATCCGAGTTTAG
- a CDS encoding glutamate-5-semialdehyde dehydrogenase, producing the protein MSVQEIGKRARQAAYPLANASTAIKNQALDAMADALESNKDRILSANTNDINDAKARGIGTAMLDRLSLNDKRIAQMADGLRMVRDLSDPVGEVVSMWKRPNGLLIGQQRVPLGVIGIIYEARPNVTADAVGLCLKTGNAVILRGGSEAINSNKAIVDILAKAATQVGIPENSIQLIEDTDRQSAVDMMKLHGYIDVLIPRGGAGLIRTVVENATVPTIETGVGNCHVYVDGDADINMATDIIVNAKTSRPAVCNAAETLLVDKAIAEAFLPVALPALEQKNVELRGCKVTCSIYPSCKAATEEDWATEYLDYILAVKVVDGIDQAIEHVNKYGTKHSEAIVTNDYQHAQRFLQEVDAAAVYVNASTRFTDGGEFGFGAEIGISTQKLHARGPMGLKELTTIKYIIYGNGQIRA; encoded by the coding sequence TTGAGCGTACAAGAAATAGGAAAACGGGCCAGACAGGCAGCTTATCCATTAGCCAATGCTTCCACCGCGATTAAAAATCAGGCGCTAGATGCCATGGCTGACGCTTTGGAAAGCAATAAGGATAGAATATTATCCGCCAATACAAATGACATTAACGATGCTAAAGCGCGCGGTATCGGTACAGCTATGCTGGATAGATTGTCGTTAAATGACAAACGCATAGCTCAGATGGCCGATGGCTTGCGCATGGTCAGGGATTTGTCCGATCCTGTGGGTGAGGTCGTGTCTATGTGGAAGCGCCCGAATGGCTTGCTCATAGGCCAGCAGCGTGTGCCACTGGGCGTTATAGGCATAATATACGAGGCGCGGCCCAATGTTACCGCAGATGCGGTGGGTTTATGCCTTAAAACCGGCAATGCCGTTATCCTGCGCGGCGGTTCAGAGGCTATTAATTCAAATAAGGCCATTGTGGATATATTAGCGAAAGCAGCAACACAAGTCGGCATTCCCGAGAACTCCATACAATTAATAGAGGATACCGACAGGCAAAGCGCTGTCGATATGATGAAACTTCATGGCTATATAGACGTGCTGATACCGCGGGGTGGTGCCGGTCTCATACGTACAGTTGTGGAGAATGCTACTGTACCTACTATTGAGACAGGAGTGGGCAATTGTCACGTTTATGTAGACGGCGACGCCGATATAAACATGGCCACCGACATAATAGTAAATGCAAAGACCAGTCGCCCGGCCGTATGCAATGCAGCTGAAACATTGCTCGTAGATAAGGCCATAGCGGAGGCGTTTTTGCCTGTTGCTTTGCCAGCTTTGGAGCAAAAGAATGTGGAACTGCGTGGTTGCAAGGTAACGTGTTCTATATATCCGAGTTGTAAAGCTGCTACAGAAGAGGATTGGGCTACTGAATACCTGGATTATATATTGGCTGTCAAGGTGGTAGACGGCATCGATCAAGCAATAGAACATGTAAATAAATACGGCACAAAACATTCAGAGGCTATAGTAACCAACGATTATCAACATGCCCAGCGGTTTTTACAGGAAGTAGACGCCGCGGCCGTTTACGTCAACGCTTCCACGCGGTTCACTGACGGAGGAGAATTCGGCTTCGGAGCCGAGATAGGCATAAGCACGCAAAAGCTGCATGCCAGAGGACCTATGGGATTAAAGGAGTTGACCACTATAAAGTACATTATATACGGTAACGGACAAATAAGAGCATAA
- the proB gene encoding glutamate 5-kinase, protein MENIRERLKYCTRIVVKVGTSTLTYDTGKLNLQRIERLVRVLSDFKNQGKDVILVTSGAISVGAAKLGPLHPPTSIAEKQAMAAIGQGILMHVYGKIFGEYGQTTAQVLLTKDIVDNLHTRKNACNTLNTLLSMNVIPVVNENDTVATEEIEFGDNDTLSAIVAALVDASLLILLSDIDGLYTCDPHRHDGAVLIPEVYDIDVHIESIADDKGTERGTGGMRTKIMAAKIAGGYGIPMAIINGNEPHNIYELIEGKDIGTVFIPDKNGKKESNAIC, encoded by the coding sequence GTGGAAAATATTCGGGAGAGACTTAAATATTGCACGCGGATAGTGGTTAAAGTCGGTACGTCGACGCTTACATACGATACCGGCAAATTGAACCTTCAGCGCATAGAGAGGCTGGTCCGCGTATTATCGGATTTCAAGAATCAGGGTAAGGATGTCATACTGGTTACATCGGGCGCTATCAGCGTGGGCGCCGCTAAATTGGGACCGCTGCACCCACCGACCAGTATAGCTGAGAAGCAAGCTATGGCGGCGATAGGCCAGGGTATACTGATGCATGTGTACGGTAAGATTTTCGGTGAGTATGGCCAAACTACGGCTCAAGTATTGCTGACCAAGGATATAGTAGATAATCTGCATACACGCAAAAACGCTTGCAATACTTTAAATACGCTGTTGTCCATGAATGTCATACCTGTTGTCAACGAGAACGACACCGTCGCAACTGAAGAAATAGAATTCGGCGACAACGATACGCTATCGGCTATAGTGGCCGCGTTGGTCGATGCTTCGCTGCTCATATTGCTGTCGGATATAGATGGCTTGTATACTTGCGATCCGCACCGCCATGACGGAGCGGTGCTTATACCGGAGGTATACGATATAGACGTCCATATAGAAAGCATAGCCGACGATAAGGGTACTGAGAGGGGAACGGGCGGCATGAGGACCAAGATCATGGCCGCCAAGATAGCGGGCGGTTACGGCATACCGATGGCTATAATCAACGGCAATGAACCGCATAATATTTATGAACTCATAGAAGGCAAAGACATAGGTACGGTATTTATACCTGATAAAAACGGCAAGAAGGAGAGCAACGCGATATGTTGA
- a CDS encoding putative toxin-antitoxin system toxin component, PIN family, whose amino-acid sequence MRAVIDTNVLISGMISNKSFPAKVLDYWVMRRFIPVISGEIVKEYSAVLLRDKFSALGSIKERLDLLDRLLSLDQVIVVNPQLKIEVITEDPKDNIFLECAVVGECEFIISGDQHLLQVKGYNGIKIVTAREFIDKIDNT is encoded by the coding sequence ATGCGGGCAGTAATTGACACAAATGTGCTAATTTCTGGCATGATCAGCAATAAAAGCTTTCCCGCAAAGGTTCTCGATTACTGGGTTATGCGTAGATTTATCCCTGTTATAAGCGGTGAAATTGTGAAAGAGTACAGCGCCGTTTTGCTCAGAGATAAATTCTCTGCTTTAGGCAGCATAAAAGAAAGGCTTGATCTGTTGGACAGACTTTTATCTTTAGATCAGGTGATTGTGGTAAATCCACAGCTAAAAATAGAGGTTATAACAGAAGATCCCAAGGATAATATCTTTTTGGAATGCGCCGTAGTTGGCGAGTGTGAGTTTATCATATCGGGTGATCAACATTTGCTTCAAGTAAAGGGGTATAACGGCATCAAAATAGTAACAGCAAGAGAATTTATAGATAAAATAGATAACACATAA
- a CDS encoding type II toxin-antitoxin system prevent-host-death family antitoxin encodes MEKIVGIDKIRPKLGEYLEEAEKGEVLIVSSRSEPKGVIIGYSMYNELKALAEKAKEAEIAQILNEFRARAEKAGLTETDVENEIEEERNAGSN; translated from the coding sequence ATGGAAAAAATAGTTGGTATAGATAAAATAAGGCCCAAGCTTGGCGAATATCTGGAAGAGGCAGAAAAAGGCGAGGTGTTAATCGTATCTTCCAGGTCAGAACCAAAGGGTGTTATCATCGGTTATTCGATGTACAATGAACTAAAGGCGTTAGCTGAAAAAGCTAAAGAAGCAGAGATTGCTCAAATACTGAATGAATTTAGGGCCAGAGCTGAAAAAGCAGGTCTTACTGAAACAGACGTGGAAAATGAAATAGAGGAAGAACGAAATGCGGGCAGTAATTGA
- a CDS encoding ABC transporter ATP-binding protein: MSEYIVEVFDAVKQFKDTTALNHVTVKFETGRIHGIIGRNGSGKTVLFKCICGFMILSSGKILIKGEAIKVGAPQEMGIVIEDPGFINSMSGYKNLKLLASIHRKISDDEIHETLKLVGLDPNLKKHVSKYSLGMRHRLGIAQAIMERPPLLILDEPMNGLDKQGVIEIRKVLKELNQEGTTIILSSHYAEDIEALCDTVYEMDGGVLTRVE; this comes from the coding sequence ATGTCAGAGTATATAGTAGAGGTATTCGATGCTGTCAAACAGTTTAAGGATACAACCGCTTTAAACCATGTGACGGTCAAATTCGAAACCGGCAGGATACATGGTATTATCGGCCGAAACGGTTCTGGCAAAACAGTGCTGTTTAAATGTATTTGCGGATTCATGATATTAAGCTCAGGTAAAATTCTTATAAAAGGTGAGGCTATTAAAGTTGGTGCACCGCAAGAAATGGGTATTGTTATCGAGGATCCCGGTTTCATAAATTCAATGAGCGGTTATAAAAATCTCAAGTTGCTTGCATCCATACACAGAAAGATATCGGACGATGAAATTCACGAAACGCTGAAGCTAGTGGGGTTGGATCCTAACCTTAAAAAGCATGTCAGCAAGTATTCCTTGGGAATGAGACATCGACTTGGGATAGCGCAGGCTATTATGGAAAGGCCGCCGTTATTGATATTGGACGAGCCTATGAACGGTCTTGATAAACAAGGGGTCATAGAAATTCGCAAGGTGCTCAAAGAATTAAATCAAGAAGGCACCACTATTATCTTATCATCGCATTATGCGGAAGATATAGAGGCGCTATGCGACACTGTCTATGAGATGGATGGTGGTGTATTAACGCGTGTGGAATAA